ACCGGCGCATCGACGCGGTCATGGCCCGGACCCACAAGCGGCCCTTGGCCGAAGGGCGGGTAACTCCGAGTGCTGCGCTGACTTTCGCTCTGGTGCTGGCGCTGCTCGGCCAGGCTTTACTGCTGGCCTTCACCAACCCGTTGACGGCATGGCTGACCCTTGCATCCTTGCTCGGTTATGCCGTGGTTTACACCGGTTTCCTGAAACGTGCGACGCCGCAGAACATCGTCATCGGCGGCCTCGCTGGTGCGGCCCCGCCGCTGCTCGGCTGGACCGCCGCCACCGGTCATGTCAGTGCCGAACCGTTGCTGCTGGTGCTGATCATCTTCGCCTGGACCCCGCCGCACTTCTGGGCGCTGGCGATTCATCGCAAAGAGGAATACGCCAAGGCTGACATTCCGATGCTGCCGGTGACCCATGGCGAGCACTACACCAAAGTCCACATCTTGCTTTATACCTTTGCGCTGCTGGCCGTCAGCCTGATGCCCTACGTAATCCACATGAGCGGCGTGCTCTACCTGATGTGTGCCCTCGCACTGGGCGCGAGGTTTCTGCAATGGGCCGTGGTGCTGTACCGTGGCACTCGGCCGCACGCGGCGATCAACACGTTCAAATACTCTATTTACTACTTGTTCCTGCTGTTTATCGCGCTGCTCGTAGATCACTACTTACTGTTGAACCTATGACTCGAACCCAGAAAACCGTCTTCATTCTCGTCGCCCTGATCGCGCTGATCCTGGGCCTCACCATCAATAAAGTACTGAGCGGAAAAAACCAGGGCGACCCGACGGCACTGATTGATGCGGGGATCATCCTGTTGCCCCAAAGCCGTAACCTGCCGGACGTGAAGATGACCGATCAGGACGGTAAGCCGGTGGCGGTCAACGAGCTGAAAGGCAAATGGAGTGTGTTGTTCTTCGGCTACACCTTCTGCCCGGACATCTGCCCGACCACCCTCGCCCAGCTGCGGCAGATCAAGAGCGAACTGCCGGCGGATGCTGTGGACAAGTTGCAGGTCGTTTTGGTCAGCGTCGACCCGAACCGCGACACGCCCAAGCAACTCAAGCAATACTTGGGCTACTTCGATCCACAGTTCATCGGGCTGACGGCATCCTCGGTCGAAGACCTTCAGAAACTGGCCAATGCGGTGAGTATTCCGTTTATTCCGGCGGACACCAGCAAGCCTAATTACACCGTCGACCACAGCGGTAACCTCGCAGTGATCGGCCCGGACGGGACTCAACGCGGGTTCATTCGTGCACCGTTGAACAACCAGAAACTGGTGGCGCAGTTGCCGGTGATGCTCAAGCGCGAGTAACCGACACAATACCCTGTGGGAGCGGGCTTGCCCGCGATGACGGAGCGTCATTCAACATTGATGTCGACTGTTTCACCGCCATCGCGGGCAAGCCCGCTCCCACAGGTACGGTGTTTCATGTCTAGTCCTGAAACAGGTGTAAACCTTATTCAGGACGGAACAACAGGCACAAAAAAGGGGCGCAGTGATTGCGCCCCTTTTTTCGCTTACATCAGCTGATCAGAACGCCGGCAATACCGCGCCTTTGTACTTCTCGAGAATGAAGGCTTTCACTTCCGGGCTGTGCAGGGCAGCAACCAGTTTCTGCATCGCTGTGCTGTCCTTGTCGTCCGGACGGGCAACGAGGATGTTCACGTACGGCGAGTCGCTGCCTTCGATGACCAGCGCATCCTTGGACGGATCGAGCTTGGCTTCCAGCGCGTAGTTGGTGTTGATCAGCGCCAGGTCGACCTGAGTCAGCACGCGTGGGATGGTCGCGGCTTCCAGTTCGCGGAATTTCAGGTCCTTGGTGTTCTCGGTGATGTCCTTCACGGTCGACAGGATGTTGTTCGAATCCTTCAACTTGATCAGGCCAGCCTTCGCCAGCAGCAACAGCGCACGACCACCGTTGGTGGCGTCGTTCGGGATCACCACGTTGGCGCCGCCCGGCAGCTCGGTCAGCGTTTTGTACTTGCTGGAGTAAGCGCCCAGCGGCTCCAGGTGCACGCCTGCAACGCTGACAAGGTTGGTGCCCTTGGCCTTGTTGAACTCATCCAGGTACGGCTGGTGCTGGAAGAAGTTGGCGTCCAGACGCTTCTCGGCCACCTGCACGTTCGGCTGGATGTAGTCGGTGAAGACTTTGACCTTCAGGTCCACGCCTTCTTTGGCCAGGGCCGGTTTAACAAACTCGAGGATTTCCGCGTGAGGCACCGGGGAGGCCGCGACGGTCAGGGTGTCGGCAGCGTGTGCAGAAAAGGCTGCAACGGCAGCAAACGCGACGAGTAGTTTTTTCATTCAGCTAACTCCTTGTGAGGCGCCCGTTTGGCGCCTGCCAGCGAATGGCCGGCTCATGACTTATTTACGTGAGAAGTGGACAACCAATTTGTCGCCAACGGTTTGCAGCACTTGAACCAGCATCAGCAGCAACACCACCGTCACAACCATCACATCCGTCTGGAAACGCTGGTAACCGAAACGGATCGCCAGGTCGCCCAGGCCGCCAGCGCCGACCACACCGGCCATTGCCGTGTAGGACACCAGTGTAATCGCTGTCACCGTAATCGCCGCGAAGATGCCCGGGCGGGCTTCCGGCAGCAAGGCATTGATGATGATCTGACGTGTCGTCGCGCCCATGGCCTGGGTCGCCTCGATGATGCCGCGATCCACTTCACGCAAGGCGGTTTCCACCAGTCGCGCGAAGAACGGCGTGGCACCCACCACCAAGGGTGGAATCGCACCGGCGACACCCAGGGAGGTGCCCGTGATCAACACAGTGAACGGAATCATCACGATCAGCAAAATGATGAATGGCAGCGAACGCAGAATGTTCACCACCAGCGACAGCATCGCGTAGACACCTTTGGCTTCCAGCAACTGGCGCGGGCTGCACAGGAACAACAGCACGCCCAGCGGCAATCCCAAAAGCACGGTGAACAACAGCGAACCGCCGAGCATCAGCAGGGTGTCGCCGGTGGCCAGCCAGATTTCGTACCAGTCGATATTGGAAAAGAAACTCATCAGGACTTCCATCAGCGCAGCACCTCCATGTGGACGTCAGCTGCAGTGAAGTGAGCAAATGCCGCTTCCATATCGCCACCGGTGACGGCCAGGGTCAATTGCCCGTAAGGGACGTCTTTGATGCGGTCGATACGACCGGCCAGGATGCTGTAGTCCACACCCGTTTCCCGGGCAACGGTACCCAGCAACGGCGCGTAGGTCGCTTCGCCCTGGAAGGTCAGACGCACGATGCG
The Pseudomonas lini DNA segment above includes these coding regions:
- a CDS encoding MetQ/NlpA family ABC transporter substrate-binding protein yields the protein MKKLLVAFAAVAAFSAHAADTLTVAASPVPHAEILEFVKPALAKEGVDLKVKVFTDYIQPNVQVAEKRLDANFFQHQPYLDEFNKAKGTNLVSVAGVHLEPLGAYSSKYKTLTELPGGANVVIPNDATNGGRALLLLAKAGLIKLKDSNNILSTVKDITENTKDLKFRELEAATIPRVLTQVDLALINTNYALEAKLDPSKDALVIEGSDSPYVNILVARPDDKDSTAMQKLVAALHSPEVKAFILEKYKGAVLPAF
- a CDS encoding SCO family protein, yielding MTRTQKTVFILVALIALILGLTINKVLSGKNQGDPTALIDAGIILLPQSRNLPDVKMTDQDGKPVAVNELKGKWSVLFFGYTFCPDICPTTLAQLRQIKSELPADAVDKLQVVLVSVDPNRDTPKQLKQYLGYFDPQFIGLTASSVEDLQKLANAVSIPFIPADTSKPNYTVDHSGNLAVIGPDGTQRGFIRAPLNNQKLVAQLPVMLKRE
- the cyoE gene encoding heme o synthase, with translation MATLIGERHSQAIWRDYLELTKPKVVVLMLITSLVGMFLATRAGVPWTVLVFGNLGIALCAGGAAAVNHVVDRRIDAVMARTHKRPLAEGRVTPSAALTFALVLALLGQALLLAFTNPLTAWLTLASLLGYAVVYTGFLKRATPQNIVIGGLAGAAPPLLGWTAATGHVSAEPLLLVLIIFAWTPPHFWALAIHRKEEYAKADIPMLPVTHGEHYTKVHILLYTFALLAVSLMPYVIHMSGVLYLMCALALGARFLQWAVVLYRGTRPHAAINTFKYSIYYLFLLFIALLVDHYLLLNL
- a CDS encoding methionine ABC transporter permease, with the translated sequence MEVLMSFFSNIDWYEIWLATGDTLLMLGGSLLFTVLLGLPLGVLLFLCSPRQLLEAKGVYAMLSLVVNILRSLPFIILLIVMIPFTVLITGTSLGVAGAIPPLVVGATPFFARLVETALREVDRGIIEATQAMGATTRQIIINALLPEARPGIFAAITVTAITLVSYTAMAGVVGAGGLGDLAIRFGYQRFQTDVMVVTVVLLLMLVQVLQTVGDKLVVHFSRK